The nucleotide sequence TCGTTTGACAGCCTCATTCTCTGGTGGGTGAGGGCTTCCAATCACCGCGCCAACACGGACTTCTGCGAACCTGTTACTTCCTTTGAGATTGCCGTAGTGTTCCACGCCCTCTATGAGTGACAATACGTCTGATGACTCGTACTGTGCTTGAGCTTGCTTTGAGGTGATAACCGCTGGCCGAGACTCTTCTCGCTCGTAGATCCCCTCCAGCAACGCTCCATCGGATTTGGTATTGACGTGCTTACCGCTCTGATACGGCTTCGAACCAGCATCTGTTTGCTTGATTTCGAGGCCAAGAACGTCCCGTAGGTACTCCCGTTTCTCCGTATCTGAGTCAAGCACTTCCTCGCGTTCTATCCAGTTTCCACCGAGGGCCAGTCGCCATTTGGTTACTGTGGGAGTTCCGTCCAAAGCAACGACGCTTTCCGAAGCATAGAGTGGGGGCGGAATGAGGACAGTCCATTCGTCTTCGGGACTTCGAACGGCTATTCGTCCCGATCTAAGGGTAGCGCACTCCCACTCGTTATCCAGTAGTTCAAACTCAAGTCCAGCATAGGTGAGGAGCGGAGCATGAGCATGGAATCCGGGGTTCTGTTGAAGATGTAGTCTCGTATCCCTGTGAGAGTAGAAACCGAGGTTTTCCTTCCACTCCTTGACCTCCTCCTCGTACTCAGAATCGTCTCCACGTTCACTCAGATCCTTCCAGTTCTCGAACGGAAGAGTGTCTTCAGCTTTCAGGTAGTTGCTGATCGCTCTCGTCGCTTCGTTATGTGTCGGTTCGAAAAAGTACGCATCACCCGGAAACTCGTCGATAGCGACGTACCGACCTTCCAAGTAGTCTCGATTGTGAGCTTGGAGGTAGTGACCGATCAGCACGTCGTAGTCCTCGGGATCGAACTCCCGCCGCTCCATGTATCGACACTTCCCTTGTTGCTGGCAGGGTAGTGGTTGACCGAAGTATTGGCGAGCGTTTTCGTGGATTTCTGCTCCGGAGATTCCCGACTCATAGATCTGGTTGACCTCCGCCTCCAAGGGTAGATCCTCTCCCATTGTTTCACAGTCATGCTGAAAAGCAGGTAGTGAGAGGAAACTCAGACCCATCTCTTCACACCACTCCACGTATTGTCCGTAGAGTTCTCGTCGAGAAGTGAAGACGGTAAGTGGATTTCCTGTCCTCTCAGCCCACTTGATAACTCCATAGCTCTTGCCCATCGCCGGGAGAGCTTCTACGAGGGTAGTGTTGTCTTGGTCGAAAGCGCGACGAATAGAGGCATCGAGGCGATCCCGAACCTTAGAGAGGGTTAGTGATGGACTTGGTTCCTCAAATAGAGCGATAAGTTGACGAGTGGAGGAGAGGATTAAATAGTGCCGGAAGTCGTATCAAACAACAAGTTAATGATAATTTTCTAATACATCTGAATGTCCCCTCATCCGTAGATTTAACCGTGTATATTGAAACGAATAAACAGTTCAAATAGTGTTGGTCGAATTTATGGGGATGGGGACGGCGTTATTGGGACTTCTTGGATTAGGGGTAGTCGGCTGTTGCGGTTCGAAACAGCAACAGCAACAACAGATTACGGTGTCAGACAACAGCAGTTCGGCACCAAAACGGGTTTGTCCTGACTGCGGGATGGAGAATCCCACGGAAGCAAATCACTGTGGTGACTGTGGTTTCACTTTTAAACCTTCTGAGGATGAAGATGACCAGTGACGATTCCGATGAGCTGTCACCGAGTGATTGGAATTACAGACACAATGAACGAACCGAACCCAGTAAAGCCAAGGCAGTTATAATCCTTTCTTCGATAGGATTTGGTATCATTTTATCATTCTTTTTAATTTTTAGTGGAGATCCATTTCTCGGATTAGTCGTTTTGACAATTGGACTTTTGCCGATGCTTTCTACGAAAATGGCCAGAGAAGATCTCAAGCACATGATGACAGATCACGACGAAGGAAGAAACCATTCAGGGAGCCAGCAACAACAGATCAGTAACTCAACAGCAAAGCAAATTTGTTCTGACTGCGGCTGGCAAAATCCTCATTCTAATAATTTCTGTATAGATTGCGGCAGAGAGTTGGGGCAAAATGAGTGATCAGAATCAGACGGGGGAGAATGATTTTGCAGACTCCTCACAGGGATCTCAGAAAGAACGAAATGATCCGAGTGGGAAATACAAGTCTGCTGACCCGCTTCACGAACGGATACATCCCATCTTGGCGTGGGTGATTGTTATTGTCGCTTTTTTGATTTGTGGGCTTATTGGTTCAGCAATAACTCAAATAACCAATATAGTGTTTTATATGATATTCGGATATTTGGGTGCAATCCCGTTCTATGCATTCCTAACGAAATCAGGGTCGAAATGGCGAAATAATGTGAAGTCATACCTGAATTCGAGCAGTCAGACGCAGATCAAAAAGACAACCCGTAAAAAGCAAATTTGCTCAAGTTGCGGCTGGCAAAACAGTCAAGAGAACAATTTCTGCCACGATTGTGGAACGGAGCTTGGAGATTGACAAGAGAATTTCTCGAGGATATTTTTCGAGTTTCAAATAAAATCCTCCGCCCGTATCCACTCTGTCACTCTCGTCCAGACCGTTCCTTATCTTACCGAGGTCGGTATTTCGGGTTGTGCGCTCGATGTACCGGGATGTACACGAGTGGGATACTGACTATGCTGACGTATCCTGTATGGGGTGCTTCTCTGACTCCGGCATTATCCATCTTGTTAGGAGTTGTACTGCTAATTCCTGGAGGAATAGACGGCGTTACGCAATTGATTGGTGATCGTGAAAGTACGAATTCAATCCGGGTTCTTACGGGCGTTCTACTCGGCGTAGGTGTCGTTCTCTTCGCAAACGGCGGAATTCTATTTCTGCTTGGTGTTCTGTTTCAACAAAACTAAATTTCTTTACTCCACCCCATCTCCTCTGATCGCTTTTCGAACCCCTCGGATTCCAAAATGTGTTCCATCGCAGGGTGCATCACGTTGTTCGTCGTCACTTCGGAGAGGCCGTGTGCTTGGCTCATGGCTATGAACTCGTTGACAGCGGCTCGTGCGATTCCCTTGTCTCGTAAGTGAAGTTCGACCTCAATCATTTCCATTTTCCCTGGGAATCCTTCGATAGCTCCAACGTATTCACCGTTCAGCAGTATGTTGTATCCTAACGTCCCTTTGGTGAGGATTACGTCCTCCGGATCGATTTGAGTAGTATCGTCTTCCATTATTTCACCACATTGAATCGGCGGCTTTCGTCGCGGCATCGACCGACCCACGAGTGTACCGCATCGTCGTTTCGACGTTCTTGTGCCGAAGCTGGTTCTTCGCCAGATAGATCCCCTCCTGTTCAGCCCACATTGAGGCCGATCCGTGACGGAAGGAATACCACGACAGGTTACGGCCCTGCTGGTCGAGATCGGCCGCCTCGATGAGTTTGGACAGCACGCGATTCAGCGTACCTGACCCGTAGGTGTTCCCCGTCCGGGTAAGCCACACCGCGTCCCGTCCGTCGTAGAGGTCGTAACTCCCGCGCTCCGAGAGCCAATTGCTCACGGCGGTAACTGATTTGCTGGAAAGCGCACACTCCCACTCGGCGTCGTTCTTCGTGGACTCATCTTTCGGGACGAGCATCTTCTTGTTCTCCAGATTGAACCAGTCTACCTTCGCACGCCCCACCTCGATGGGTCGAAGTCCACAGTCTGAGGACACAGAAACAATTGAAGGGATTTTCCACGAGTTTGCCCGCTCGAACTCTTCGGCACCGATCTCCGATTTGGGCATCTCGAATCGCTGAGCGAGATACGCCTTGATCTGATCACGTTCCGACCGACTAACGCTGTGGTAGCTCTTGACGGAGCTGATAGCGAGTGCGGCTTCGTAGAGCGCCCGCATCTCTTCGGGGTAGAACTTGTCCTTGGTGGAGGAATCTGAGTTGGTGTCCAGCGGAATGTCGTGGCTCCACTCGGGAATGTCCTTGTTCCGCTTCTCGCGGAAGAACTTGAACAGACGCTTCAGTGATTTCTCGAACGTGTAGACGTAAGTTTCAGGATGCGTCGTTCGCCGGACGAGAAATTCGATTAGTTCCGTTGCGTCATCGGGGGTGAACTCTTTGGTGTAGCTTTCTTCGCGTTCCCACAACCAACGGTAGGCTTCTTCGACCTTGTAGTGGGTCGTCCGCACCGTAGCATCAGCGTAGCCTTCTCGCTTGTAGGTATCCCGCCCCTCGATGAGTAGCCATTCGAGGAAGGTCTGCTTGAAGTCTCGATAGTCGTCTCCGAGAAGCGCGGAGAAATCATCGAGTCGTTCTTCCGTTGCCTCTGCTACCGGAGGAACCGGAAATTCGACCGTCTTAGTGGTGTCTTCCTTGAGTTGCATGAGTATCACTCCCCGGTTCGGCATTAGCTGAAGCCCGTGGTTTCGGGGCTTCCTTGCCTACCCACTCTAATCGCCACACGGCGGCGGGGTAATCTCCATTAGCCGAACCGGAAGATTTTCTCTATATTTGGTTTCTGACTGTTTCGCGCCGCAAAATGAGCGTACGAGGCGTGAAACGCCGATTCATGCGCCGGCCGGGATTTGAACCCGGGCCATGAGCTTGGAAGGCTCAGGTCCTACCACTAGACCACCGGCGCCCACGAGTCGGTTCTCGACGGGAGGATAAGGCAGTTACGTTAGCCGTCGGACGGCGTCACACACCCCCAGCCAAGAGCGCCGCGTCGACGAGGAGGAGGGTGGCGAGGGCGGCACCAGCGCGGAAGTACGGTCGGCCGACGTCGGCGAGAGCCGGGACGTCGGCGTCGCCGCCGAGGGTAAAGCCCCGGCGGAAGTACGCACCGAGTCCGGGCGGGTCGCCGCGAGACTGGCACATGCGATAGACGCCGAGTTCGACGAGGCCGTTCATCAGGGTCCACAGCGCCGCCATCCCGAGGACGAGGTGGCCGGCGGTCGTGCCGAACAGCCGCGGGAGGGAATAGAGCAGCCACAGCTGGTAGGCGCCGGTGAGCGGCAGGGCGACCCCGGTCCATCGAGTCACCTGGAGGAGGCCGTCGACGCTCCGCGCGAACGCCGCCGGCGAGAGGTCGCCGGCCGACGCCGCCGGGATGACCGCGTAGACGGCGTACAGGACGCCGCCGGTCCAGAACGCCGCCGACACGACGTGGACGACGTACGAGAGGGCGAGCGCAGGGTCCATCGTTCCGGCGGCAGTCGGCCTTAGTCGTCGGCGGGCGACTCGACGGCTTCCTCGCGGAAGGCGCGGGCGGCCTCGCGGAGCGACGCCGAGATGGCCGGCACCTCGTCGGCGTCGACGGCGCCCCGTTCCTCGATCTCCTCGACGCTCCGGGGGAACGGCCGGAGGTCCATGTGGATCGCGATGCCGGCTTTGGCCCCCTGGCCCATGGCGACGGGGATCTGGTTGTGTCCCGGGACGAGGTCGCCGACGGCGTAGACCCCGTCGACGCTGGTCCGGCCGTGGTCGTCGACCTGGACGGTCCCGTCGTCGTTCAGGTCACAGCCGACATCGGCCGCGAGGTCGTTGTTGTACTCGGAGCCGTACATGGGGAAGCCACCGCGGTACTCGCGGACCGTCCCGTCCGCGAACTCGAAGCTCTCGAGCCAGCCGTCGAGCCCTCGGTTCATCCCCGTGATCTCCTCGTGGATCACGTCGATCGGGTGGGCACGGAGCATGCGGTCGGTCTCGTCGCTCCAGGTCGGATCGTCGCCGCGGGTGAGGAGGTCCACCTCGTCGGTGAAGTTGAGCATGATCATGGCGACGTAGGCGGCGCTGTCGCCGTGACCCATCACGTACACCGACTCGTCGACGAACATGTAGGCGTCACAGTGCAGGCAGTAGTGGAGACCCCGACCCGTCGGCGGGAGCGGCGGGTCGGGTTTGGCGTCGGAGAAGCCGGTCGCGAGGACGACCCGATCGGTACGGATCGTCCCGTCGTCGGTTTCGAGGGCGAAGGTCCGGCCGTCGTCGCGGCGTTCGAGGCCGGAGGCGAAGCTTCGACGGTGGGTCGCACCGTAGGCCTGCACCTGCTCGCGTGCCGTCTGCAGGAACTCGACGCCGGAGACGTCCTCGGTGACGCCGATGACGTTGTGCGTGTCCTGCATCATGGCTGCACGGCCGCCGCCACGGTCCACGACGACGGTGTCCAGCCCGAGACGGGTCGTGTAGAGCGCGGCGGTCAGGCCGGCCGGCCCCCCGCCGACGACGGCGACGTCGAAGTCGTGCGTATCGCTCATCGGTCCCTAGTACCGACGCCGTGGGGTTAAGTCCCCCACGTCTGTGCACGGATTCGTCCCGACCGCTCAGCGGGACGGGGGACCGACCACGGCGTAGCAGTTGCCGCTCGACTCGAAGCGGTCGACGGGTTCGAGGTCGCTCGCGGCCAGGTCCTCGTCGAACTCCGTGGGGTCGTAGACGTGGTAATACCGGGGGAGCGTCTCGCCGCCGGGGAGCGTCCAGTCGACGGTCGTATCGAAGCCGGCCGTCGCGTCGAAGCGGTCGTGGGTCGTGCTCCAGACGCCGACGAGGGCCCGACCGCCCGGCGCGAGGACGCGCGCGAGTTCGTCGAGGCTCCCGATCCGTCGTTCCCGCGGCCGGAGGTGATGGAGCGCCGCGACGTAGACGCCGAGGCCGACCCGGTCGGCGCGGACGGGGAGGCGTGCCGCGTCCCCCTGGAGCAGGTCGACCGCGAAGCCGCGGTCCGTCCGGCGGTCCCGTGCCGTCCGCAGGAGGCCGCGGCTGACGTCGAGTCCGAGGACGCGGTCGGCGACGTCCGCGAGCACCTCCGCGTGGCGGCCGTTCCCACAGCCGACGTCGAGCGCCAGCGCGGCCGGGTCCGCGTCGGCGACGAACGATTCGACCTCCGGCCACGGGTGTTCGCGCGTCGCGGCGAAATGTTCCGCGATGCGGTCGTAGGTGTGTCGTGGCTCCGGGGCCTCCATGGGCATCCCTCGACGTGGAGGCGTAAAAGCCCTTAGAGCAACGCGAGCGCGAACACGAGATACGTCAGGGCGAGGAGTCCGGCCGCGTGTTTCACCCCGTCGGCGATGCCGCCTTCGGCGAGTTGGCCGGCGATCATCCCGGAGCAGACCGCCTGGATCGCGGAGATGTGGAAGAAGACGAGTTCGTACGCCTCGGTGTTCACACCGGTTTCGGAGAAGGCGCCCGTCACCCCCACGTTGGGCGCGTTCGCCGGGGCCGACGCCGTGGTCCCAGCCGCCTCCTGGACCGCGGGGATGAAGGCGACGGTCAGCGCGGCGATGATGCCGAGGAAGACGAGCACCGAGATGTAGATGACGAGGATGTAGGTGAGCATCTCCTGGCGGCGCTCGCGGCGGAGGCGTCGCGTCGCCTGGGCCTCGTCGGCGGCGATGCGGAGGACCGGTGCGATGTCGCCGCTGGCGTTCATCGCGTTCGTGATGAGGGTGACCGCCTGCGAGACCATCCGGGTGCGGGTCCGGATGGCGAGTCGGCGGAGCGCGTCGCCGGCGTCGGCCCCCCAGCGGATGTCCCGCCAGGTGCGCTCGACCTCCCCTTCCAGGCCGCCGAGGTCGGTGCCGGCGACGCGTTCGATACTCTCGACGACGGTCATTCCCGCCTCGTTGACGCTCGCCAGGCGATCGAGGAAGTCCGGGACAGCCCGCTCGAGGCGCCGGATGCGGCGTTTGTGCGTCTCGTGAAGCACCGCGAAGACGACCATCACGACCACCGAGGCTTCGACGACGGGGTGATCGAGGACGCCGAGCGCCGAGGGGCCGAGGGGGATGGGGACCGAGCGGAACAGCACCCAGCCGACGCCGAGCGGGATGGTCACCACGAGGCTGATCCACGGGCGTTCGAGGACGCCCCGGATCGGGTTCCGGAGCCAGTCTCGGAACCCACGCAGACGGTCGTAGGCCGCGAGTCGCTCCGCGTTACGCCGCTGGGCGTCGGCCGCGGCGTCCGCGACACCCGCCGTGCTCCCGCCGTCGGAGCGCGGCGACGGATCGGTCGTCTCGGCGTCGCGGGTTCCGACGCTGGTGACGTCGTGTCGGACGTTCGTCAGCGCCGTGTCGTGTTGCGTGAGACTGTCGATGTAGACGACGAAGGCGGCGGAGGCAAGCGGAATGCCGGCGTAGCCGACGATCCGGACGGCCGTGAGCGTGTCCTCGATGACCAGGCCGATGACGACGAGGACGGTGATCAGAAAGAGCGGGCCCGCGACCAGGACGGTCACGTACACCTCCGCGAACGTCGAGACGAGTTCGAGGTACTGCTCCTGCTGTGACTCGGCCTCCTCCTGATAGCGCTCGTACTGTTCCCGGAGGAACGAGGAGAGGTTCCGACCGCTGCCGAGGACGCTCGCGAGGTTGTCGGCGAACTCCTCCATCCCCTCACTGGGCGTCCGGTCGGCCGTGTGCCGGAGCGCGGTCAGGATGTCCGTCGAGAAGGCGTTCATATCGCGGACCGCGACCCCCACCTCGCGGGCCGCCTCGCCGTAGATGTCGTCGTTGCGGGCGAGCGTATCGAGGACCGCGGGGAAGGGCATACCGCTCCGCGAGAGCGCGTAGACGAACGCGATGGTCCGGGGGAGCGTCGCCTCGATCTCGCTCGCCCGGGCGTTCGCGAGCTGATCGAGGTACGTCCACCGGGCCCAGTAGGTTCCGAGAGCCAGGACCGATCCCACCGTCGCCCCGAAGAACAGAAAGAGGACGAACAGCCCGAGGAGGGTGAGGTCCTGCAGTCGGGTCAGGCCGGCGAGAAAGGAGAGCGGCGGGGGGACGGACGCGAGGATGGCCGCCCGGCTGATCGAGAGGAGATCGACCAGCCAGACGGCGACGTACACGCCGAGGATGGCGCCCACGATGCCGGCGAGGCCGCTGATGAACAGGGTCCGCGAGGCGTAGACCCGGTGGGTGGTGCCGACGTGGGTGGCACGCAGGCGCGACAACTGCCAGGACCGGCGGGGACTCCGACCCACGTAGTCGCCGAAGATGGGCACGGCCAGCCGGGAGACCAGCAGATCCGCCCGACGGCTCACCGGCGAGAGGACGACCGGCAGGGCGAGGACGACGACGAGGACCAGCGGGAGGAGGTGGGCGATCACGACTCCTCGGCCTCGGGGGCGTCGACGCGGTCGAGGACCCGTTCCGAATCGGCGTAGTACTCGTTGACGAGGGCGGTAAAGCGCCGGTAGTCGGTGATCCCCTGCTCCAGGAGGGCGGTGAGGAACCGACGGCGGTCCCGAAGCTCCTCCAGGAGCTGCGTCCGCGACCAGCCGCGGTCGTCCTGAATCTCGTCGAGGAGGGAGCTGTCCTGACGGTCGAAGGAGTCGGTGTCGGCGTCCCACCGGAAGGCGTTGGAGTAGTCGAGTTCGCCGGTCCGCTGGTCGATACCCCCGATCTCGCTGATCGCGTTCGACCGCCGGACCCGCTCGCCGTCGAGGCGGGTGAGCCGCTGGACACAGAGCAAGTCGAGCGACTGGATCATCGCCCGGGGGACGTTGATCGGTTCGTTCTCCAGGCGGTTGATGACCGTCTCGATGCTGTCGGCGTGCATCGTCGAGAACGTCGTGTGGCCGGTGTTCATCGCCTGGAACAGCGTCACTGCCTCGCCGCCGCGCACCTCGCCGACGATGATGTACTCGGGGCGGTGCCGGAGCGCCGAGCGCAACAGGTCGTACATGTCGATGTCGGCCCCCTCGTGGAGGCGCTCGCGGGTGACACTCGACAGCCAGTTGTCGTGGTACAGCGACAGTTCGCGGGTGTCCTCGATGGAGAGCACCTTCGAGCGCGGGGGGACGAACATCGACACCGCGTTCATCGAGGTGGTCTTCCCCGATGCCGTCCCGCCGGCGAAGATCAACGACTTGTTGTTCTCGATGGCCAGCCACAGGTACGCCATCTGCTCGACGTTGAAGGTCCCGTACTCGATGAGGTCGATGGGCGTGAACGGGTCGTCGGCGTACTGGCGGATGGTGAAGGCCGATCCGCGGGGGGTCACCTCCTCGCCGAGGGCGAGTTCGACCCGGGAGCCGTCGGGGAGCGTCGTGCCGACGACGGGGTCGCCGACGCTGATGTGCCGGCCGGACTGCTGGGCGAGTCTGACGACGTAGTTGTCGAGTTCGTCGGGGTCCTCGAAGACGACGTTCGTCGCCACGTCGGTGTACTGGTCGTGGTAGACGAAGATGGGCAGGTCGTAGCCGTCACACGACACGTCCTCGATGTGCTGGTCGTGCATGAGCGGGTCGAGACGGCCGAAGCCGTTGAAGTCCCGAACCAGGTAGTAGCGGAGTTTGTGGAACGTCTGCATGCCAACCTCCACGCCGTACTCCTCCAGCAGGGACTCGAGTTCGCCCTCGAGGATCACCTCGTCGGTCGGGTTCTCGTCCTCGGAGCGGAAGAGGAGCGGGTCGCGGATGTCCTCGCGGACCCGTTCGAGCAGACCGGACTCGAAGGCGTTCAACTCGGGTTCGACGGCGTGGTACCGGTTCTCGCTCTCCGCGGTGTCGTAGGTGATCACCACGTAGGCGAAAGGGGCGTTCACCCAGTACCGGTCGAGTTCCTCGTGATCCGGCGGCACGTCGAAACTCCCGAGCGGGCCGTCCTCGCCGGGGCGAAACGGGCGGGCGTCGATGGTCGATCCGCGGAGCATCTCGTAGGTGCGGACGACTCGCCGTCGGAGCGTCCCGAGCGGCCCGTCGGTCCCCGACGCCGCGTCTCCTGACATCGTTCGTGGGCGCTAAGCGAGGAATTGACTTAAACGTGCGCCCGGCCCCGGCCGAAAGGTTCTGGTCCCCCCCGGGCCACATCCGGCCGTGTACCGACGCGGCCACCTCGGCGTCTCGCTGCTCGTCTTCGCGCCGGCGGGCGCCGCCCTCGTCCTCGCCGGGCGTCCGACACTCGCCCTCGTCGCCGGCGGCGTCATGCTCTGGCTGTCGATGCTTCCCGACGCCGACCACCGAATCCCCGGCCTCACCCACCGCGGGTCGACCCACACCCTCGCCTTCGCCGCCCTCGTCGGCGCCGTCGGGGCCGGTGCGGGTGCCGGCCTCGCCGTCGTCGTCGACGGTGGCCGGGGCACGCTCGTCCCTTTCGGCTTCGCCGTCGGCGCCCTCGCGGTGCTCGCCCACCTCCTCGCCGACGCCCTGACGCCCGCGGGGGTGCCTCTGCTGTGGCCGCTGTCCGGGCGGTCGTTCTCCCTCTATCTCACCCGCGCGGACAACACGATCGCCAACTACCTTCTCCTCGCCCTCGGCGTCTGTGCCACTGCGGCCGCGGCCCTTCTCA is from Haloplanus salinarum and encodes:
- a CDS encoding zinc-ribbon domain-containing protein; the protein is MTSDDSDELSPSDWNYRHNERTEPSKAKAVIILSSIGFGIILSFFLIFSGDPFLGLVVLTIGLLPMLSTKMAREDLKHMMTDHDEGRNHSGSQQQQISNSTAKQICSDCGWQNPHSNNFCIDCGRELGQNE
- a CDS encoding zinc-ribbon domain-containing protein; the protein is MIFGYLGAIPFYAFLTKSGSKWRNNVKSYLNSSSQTQIKKTTRKKQICSSCGWQNSQENNFCHDCGTELGD
- a CDS encoding DUF2085 domain-containing protein, which gives rise to MTREFLEDIFRVSNKILRPYPLCHSRPDRSLSYRGRYFGLCARCTGMYTSGILTMLTYPVWGASLTPALSILLGVVLLIPGGIDGVTQLIGDRESTNSIRVLTGVLLGVGVVLFANGGILFLLGVLFQQN
- a CDS encoding tyrosine-type recombinase/integrase, with the translated sequence MQLKEDTTKTVEFPVPPVAEATEERLDDFSALLGDDYRDFKQTFLEWLLIEGRDTYKREGYADATVRTTHYKVEEAYRWLWEREESYTKEFTPDDATELIEFLVRRTTHPETYVYTFEKSLKRLFKFFREKRNKDIPEWSHDIPLDTNSDSSTKDKFYPEEMRALYEAALAISSVKSYHSVSRSERDQIKAYLAQRFEMPKSEIGAEEFERANSWKIPSIVSVSSDCGLRPIEVGRAKVDWFNLENKKMLVPKDESTKNDAEWECALSSKSVTAVSNWLSERGSYDLYDGRDAVWLTRTGNTYGSGTLNRVLSKLIEAADLDQQGRNLSWYSFRHGSASMWAEQEGIYLAKNQLRHKNVETTMRYTRGSVDAATKAADSMW
- a CDS encoding copper resistance protein CopD, translating into MDPALALSYVVHVVSAAFWTGGVLYAVYAVIPAASAGDLSPAAFARSVDGLLQVTRWTGVALPLTGAYQLWLLYSLPRLFGTTAGHLVLGMAALWTLMNGLVELGVYRMCQSRGDPPGLGAYFRRGFTLGGDADVPALADVGRPYFRAGAALATLLLVDAALLAGGV
- a CDS encoding NAD(P)/FAD-dependent oxidoreductase, whose product is MSDTHDFDVAVVGGGPAGLTAALYTTRLGLDTVVVDRGGGRAAMMQDTHNVIGVTEDVSGVEFLQTAREQVQAYGATHRRSFASGLERRDDGRTFALETDDGTIRTDRVVLATGFSDAKPDPPLPPTGRGLHYCLHCDAYMFVDESVYVMGHGDSAAYVAMIMLNFTDEVDLLTRGDDPTWSDETDRMLRAHPIDVIHEEITGMNRGLDGWLESFEFADGTVREYRGGFPMYGSEYNNDLAADVGCDLNDDGTVQVDDHGRTSVDGVYAVGDLVPGHNQIPVAMGQGAKAGIAIHMDLRPFPRSVEEIEERGAVDADEVPAISASLREAARAFREEAVESPADD
- a CDS encoding class I SAM-dependent methyltransferase is translated as MEAPEPRHTYDRIAEHFAATREHPWPEVESFVADADPAALALDVGCGNGRHAEVLADVADRVLGLDVSRGLLRTARDRRTDRGFAVDLLQGDAARLPVRADRVGLGVYVAALHHLRPRERRIGSLDELARVLAPGGRALVGVWSTTHDRFDATAGFDTTVDWTLPGGETLPRYYHVYDPTEFDEDLAASDLEPVDRFESSGNCYAVVGPPSR
- a CDS encoding type II secretion system F family protein; translated protein: MIAHLLPLVLVVVLALPVVLSPVSRRADLLVSRLAVPIFGDYVGRSPRRSWQLSRLRATHVGTTHRVYASRTLFISGLAGIVGAILGVYVAVWLVDLLSISRAAILASVPPPLSFLAGLTRLQDLTLLGLFVLFLFFGATVGSVLALGTYWARWTYLDQLANARASEIEATLPRTIAFVYALSRSGMPFPAVLDTLARNDDIYGEAAREVGVAVRDMNAFSTDILTALRHTADRTPSEGMEEFADNLASVLGSGRNLSSFLREQYERYQEEAESQQEQYLELVSTFAEVYVTVLVAGPLFLITVLVVIGLVIEDTLTAVRIVGYAGIPLASAAFVVYIDSLTQHDTALTNVRHDVTSVGTRDAETTDPSPRSDGGSTAGVADAAADAQRRNAERLAAYDRLRGFRDWLRNPIRGVLERPWISLVVTIPLGVGWVLFRSVPIPLGPSALGVLDHPVVEASVVVMVVFAVLHETHKRRIRRLERAVPDFLDRLASVNEAGMTVVESIERVAGTDLGGLEGEVERTWRDIRWGADAGDALRRLAIRTRTRMVSQAVTLITNAMNASGDIAPVLRIAADEAQATRRLRRERRQEMLTYILVIYISVLVFLGIIAALTVAFIPAVQEAAGTTASAPANAPNVGVTGAFSETGVNTEAYELVFFHISAIQAVCSGMIAGQLAEGGIADGVKHAAGLLALTYLVFALALL
- a CDS encoding type II/IV secretion system ATPase subunit encodes the protein MSGDAASGTDGPLGTLRRRVVRTYEMLRGSTIDARPFRPGEDGPLGSFDVPPDHEELDRYWVNAPFAYVVITYDTAESENRYHAVEPELNAFESGLLERVREDIRDPLLFRSEDENPTDEVILEGELESLLEEYGVEVGMQTFHKLRYYLVRDFNGFGRLDPLMHDQHIEDVSCDGYDLPIFVYHDQYTDVATNVVFEDPDELDNYVVRLAQQSGRHISVGDPVVGTTLPDGSRVELALGEEVTPRGSAFTIRQYADDPFTPIDLIEYGTFNVEQMAYLWLAIENNKSLIFAGGTASGKTTSMNAVSMFVPPRSKVLSIEDTRELSLYHDNWLSSVTRERLHEGADIDMYDLLRSALRHRPEYIIVGEVRGGEAVTLFQAMNTGHTTFSTMHADSIETVINRLENEPINVPRAMIQSLDLLCVQRLTRLDGERVRRSNAISEIGGIDQRTGELDYSNAFRWDADTDSFDRQDSSLLDEIQDDRGWSRTQLLEELRDRRRFLTALLEQGITDYRRFTALVNEYYADSERVLDRVDAPEAEES
- a CDS encoding metal-dependent hydrolase, translated to MYRRGHLGVSLLVFAPAGAALVLAGRPTLALVAGGVMLWLSMLPDADHRIPGLTHRGSTHTLAFAALVGAVGAGAGAGLAVVVDGGRGTLVPFGFAVGALAVLAHLLADALTPAGVPLLWPLSGRSFSLYLTRADNTIANYLLLALGVCATAAAALLTVRMG